DNA from Colletotrichum higginsianum IMI 349063 chromosome 7 map unlocalized unitig_7, whole genome shotgun sequence:
AGCAAGTAAGGCCTCATGCTATATTAGTTTCAAATCATAAGAGAATTTGTTCAAGGACAGACAAAGAATGATCTTTCAAATATTCCAAGCATCTGTGACGCATGTTTTGTCAGAGAACCGGGCTGATGGACAGGCGCCTTCTATGATACAAAAGCGTTGAAGAATTCAATGACAGAATCGTTGAAGTTACTCATTGACCGATTGAACAATCAGTCAGCGTTAAAAGTGAATGAATTCTGATAAATCAAGATTTTGAAGCTAGAGCCTGCTTTTCCCGCCCCTTTAGGACGGTAATCGACACGTTTAGTGGCATAAATGGTTATGTCCGGCAGCAGAAGAAATCATCGGTGTTCCATCCATACAGACCTTTATTCACTCCTATATTGACATAAACTCGAAAGCAGACTAGCATTCCTTGCAGGAGTTAATTTGCCTCAGGGCTTTGGCGTGCCAAGCCATTCTGCGTACATCAAAACTCTGTCGTGAGTCGGGGAATGGCGGTCCGGGCCGTCCGGGGCCCGGaactttataatttactGTCCATTCTGTCTGGCTATTATTCGATGCGAATGATTTTTTTTCAATCGTCGAACAATCTAGAGTTTTGCTTGAGGAGCTTTATAGTTAAGGCAAGGCACAGTGGTCGAGATGAAGCCAGAACCAGAGCCCAACAACGGAAGACTCTGTGGCATTGATAGTTGACTAGAGCCTAAACCGTTATTCTGATGAGCTCTATGTAGAGACAACCAATCAAGTTCAAGTATCACTGTTTCTTGTGCTACAGACATTTCGACTTGAATTCGGCCGGGCCACAATAAACGGCCGAAGTCCTGCTTCACGTGTAGCCTCTGATGTGGCATCCACAATCCGAAACCAGAGTAACATTTCATGTGGATATCTGGTGAAGAGAATGGGGGCCATCGCCAAGACGAATCCCTGCGTCGAACGAAGCCTTGAGCCACAGGTGCTCGGATCTAGGCTGCCATTGAAGCGAGCTGCCTCGGGTCGGTTTCTTTTCCGACAACCATAAAAATGGTTCCGTCCATAGTGATCTAGGTCCAGTCGAGGCAGAAATAGGCCGGTGCTCTCCGAGGGAACCGAGAAGATCACGGGGGGGAACCCGGTCCCTCTCATCTTGGCACTCCAGGGGCACATGAAGCATCCACGCATCGCAAGCACAGAGTCGCAACATGAGAGTCACCATGATGATTGACCACACGTGGTAGCGTATGATAAATCTCGCAGGcggcaggggagggggagccGTTGTCCAGTGAGCAAAACGCCATCGGCAATGAAGATCGCGAAAAACGAAGTTTTCTGAGCAGGACAAGAAACGCCATGCATTCGCTAGGGTCAAATGGGAAGGTGAATGGGCTCCTTACGTCATGGACCGCGGCcgagggaaaagaaaaggctTGCCACTTTCTTCTAGCGGACGCGTCTCCGGGTTCTTTTGCGAGATGGTTCGCGTCGAGCTTCGTCCTGGAGGGCAGGTCGGAGGCAGCACGCCATCGTCAGTGCCACTCTCACAAGACTTGGCGCTTACCGACCGACCATGTTGTCCTGCGAGGGGTTGTAGATCATGATAATGGGGCATCGTGCAGCTATAAAACCGGCGGaaggggtgggagggaggggggaagctGCTGTTGTGCGGTTTCGTGAGCTTCACGATCTTTCTTGTTCATCCTCCAGCCACAGCCCATAACACACCCCGTCCACGAGCTGCCCAAAGATGAAGACCGCCATCGTGACTTCGGTGCTGGcgaccctcgccgccggcttcaacTTCCACAAGAGGAACCCGGTCTCGTACGAGGGGTACCAGGTGCTCCGCGTCAAGACGCTGAGCCAGCTGGCCACGGTgcaggagaagctggccTCGATCCCCCACGAGCAGTGGAACCACGACGTCGAGACGcacatcgacatcgtcatctCGCCGGACCAGGTCGAGACGGTCGAGTCGCTCGGGCTCGACTACCGCGTGCTGCAcaaggacctcggcgagTCCATCAGCGCCGAGTCCCAGGCCCGCGGGACCTACAGGCGcgacatcgacgacctcTCGTGGTACGACTCGTACCACCCGTACGAGGACCACGTCCGCTACTTCACCGACCTCCACAAGGCGTTCCCGGACAACTCGGAGCTGGTCTACTCCGGCCGCTCGTTCGAGAACCGGTCGATCCACGGAATCCACCTCTTTGGCGACGAGGGTCCCGGAAAGCCTGCTGTGCTTTACCAGTAAGTCTGATGGTTTGGTCATTGGCTGTATTAGGGGCGTCCGGTCGTGTCTAACATTGTCGTAGCGGAACTGTCCACGCGAGAGAATGGATTTCTGCACCTGTGAGTATCATCAGCATCATTGAAAGAGGTGATGACAACAGCATAGCTAATCACCCGTTGTAGGTCGTCGAGTACCTCACCCTCCAGTTGATCAACGCGCACAAGAACGCGACCAACGCCACGGACTCCATCTTGAACAAATACGACTTCCACATCTTCCCCATCGTCAACCCTGACGGTaagcctctctctctctgctcAACAAGCATCATCCAACCGTCCATGCTAA
Protein-coding regions in this window:
- a CDS encoding Zinc carboxypeptidase — translated: MKTAIVTSVLATLAAGFNFHKRNPVSYEGYQVLRVKTLSQLATVQEKLASIPHEQWNHDVETHIDIVISPDQVETVESLGLDYRVLHKDLGESISAESQARGTYRRDIDDLSWYDSYHPYEDHVRYFTDLHKAFPDNSELVYSGRSFENRSIHGIHLFGDEGPGKPAVLYHGTVHAREWISAPVVEYLTLQLINAHKNATNATDSILNKYDFHIFPIVNPDGFVYSQEVDRLWRKTRTPPPPNQSCYGTDINRNWEYGWDANSLGASTNSCAQAYRGQKPSDTVENQGLDAYVRKLRDASGIKLYIDWHSYGQYILSPFGSKETWYAPELGKWTKTASVLSEVIRDSSERRTTFTFGPSGATLYTTTGAAPDHVYAIGGADFSYTIELPDTGDYGFVLPPSRIRGAAEEQWEGQQVLYTLLDEVFFDGIGPA